TTCTTGGCAAAACATGGATGCAGTATAGAGATAAGAATCCTAAATAAATTGTGTCCACCACCGACTTTAAACCTGATTGGTATAAGTTCAATGCCTGGATCGGAGGCAGAACTGATTCAAGATGAAATTCttattaaataaacaaataaatcataaaatcatttttaagacATAACATTCAGTAAGTTCAGTAAGTTTGGAGTTTGGTTCCccatgtttattttgtttttagaCAACGACCTCAGAATTTCGTACAATATATTCATAATCCAGAGTCTTAGTCAGCTTGTATATAATCAAACCATGTTAATTAATATTACATTCATGGTGTAGGTTTagggttattttatttttagccaTTGAGCTCAATGAATTTCCTATAATATAGTATGCACCATGTTTATATAACCAAGTTATATTAAATActaatatttcaattaaaataaaattttattagagCTCAAAAAGGTACAACTAATCAAAAGgttaataaaacataaacaacAGGAACAAACTTATTACACCATAAAAAAGGGACTCCTTTTATATAGGACACACACCTAAGcatgataaaaaaagaaaatttacacAAATTGGAAGATAAAATACAAATACTCTAACACAACCTTGCAGTAAATTTATAAGTAGTATATATTGTCAATTATAACAAGCCACTTTGTAAGTAGTAtatagatggtcaaatatttgcAATTTCCCAAAATGGGTTTGGGCTTCAGGCAGCAATGGACATATATAATTCTTCATGTTTGAAATGGGTTTCTATAGATATCAGATTCGAAATGGGTTAGACTTTAGATACGATTTTTGTAATTTAGGACTATTTTGATATAAATTGCTATTTAACACTACAAAAAGTTTGTCAAATACATATACTGACGGAAGGAAACCGTCGCTAAAAAAGTCTTATATCGAGGAATTTAATCTGTCATTATTGGTAATGATTTATACCGTCAAATAATGTATCTGTCAATATACCTTATTTCTATACTGACGGATTTTATAAGTACATTGGCAAACCTCATACTATAATGATGGATTTTTAAAAGCATGCTTGGTTTACTTTACTATCTTGACATAGTTAGGATAAATTGATGTTTATATTGCCATGATCTTAAGTTGTTAGAATTTAGTTTCATAAGTAAAATGATTGTGCAATAGTTTAGTATCTAATAGTATGTTTTAGGTGATAGTTACGTATCGTTTTTATACTAGAAATAGTACATTTTGGACCATTTGGTATGTAGGGTCTTGAGACACATTAGTTAAGTCTTGATATaatatgaacaaaaaaaaattaaattatacatttctgGGTAAATGTCTTGAGATTTGAAACTAGGCAAAACTTATTTAGATTCAATGTTTACTTGTCTCAAGGGACCATGGGATGCATGTCTAAACCATCAGTAAAGCAATGAATTAATTGTTGGGTAGCAATTGTTTGACATTGCCTTTACCAATGGAGTATTTTGTAGTATAAGGTGAAAGGAATTTATCAATGGATTGTTTCCTTCAGTAGAATTCTATACAGGCAATACTTTTCTCGACAATCAAAATTTTGTCAAGGTAAGCATTTTTCCTTCGATATCAAACTTAAGGTGTTATACTAATTGATTTTTTGATTATATTATCGATGAATTTGGCAGTCAATAAATGACATTGTTTTGTAGTGtaataaacaatttttttctatttaaatttaattatgaatttaatattaatatttatataacttttgaatttatattttcttaTCAGTTGGATACTTAAGTCGCATATTATGAATTTTCCATATGTAGTCTTCAAtgattatatgtttataaataattttttccttGAAGTTGAAACTTGAAAGTCAAAAAGTGTTAATTTTCTATTAAACTAGTGAATTTGTTTGCCACTTGTATTGCAAGCTAAGCTACTATTAGCTATCCAAGAAAAAGCAGAGGAGCCGGTTTATAGCCCAATCCACGATCCAGTGCCCATATTTGGAAAACGGTGTCGTATTCACAATGGAAAATTcgagggaaaaaaataaaatactttagCAAACGCCGGTACTTAGGTTAGTTCAGTTGTATTAACCAAAACCGATGAGAGAAGTAGCCATTGCCATGGCTTCAACATCGCCGTTGTCTATCCTCTCCGGAGGCCCCCATGGTTCTCCACGTTTCCAACTGTCGAAGTCTCCTCAATTCTCTTCGCCGGCACCTCTCCGACTTTTCTCGGCCTCTCCATGGCTTCGCCTTCCTTCAAGGACTGCCGAATCAGTCATTTCTAATTAGTTCTCATCCATACACGCTTTCTTCGATGTTAAATTTCTTGGATTAATCGATCGATCAGGGAGGATGAGATCAAACGCGCTATTGCACCGATCACATTGAGCTTTCCAGGTACTTCGGCCGTGCCTTGCTCTTTATAAACTTAAGTTATAATTCAGTACAAtgcaataattaaaatttaattataatctaTTCAATTTTAGGCTTCTCTTATGTGTTTGCTATGAGAGAGTGCTACTGTAAGTTCTTacgttaattttcatgttttacgCTTTTTCTTTGCTAAAATCACGTTTTTTTAGATGCTAGAGCTTATTGAATCTAGAAACTTTTGAAGTTGATAAACTTCCATTTTTACTGAATTAAGGACATTGCAGCTGGGAAATTGATTCTATTTGCACCTAGGTTACCTGCTGATTATGCTGATTGGATGGGGGATATAAAGCTACTGTCTTATTTCCGGATAAATATTCTATAGATGTTGTCGTGTTCATTATGCCAGGTGATAAGTGCTTCTTATGTTTACATTCTTGTTGGCAGGAAAGGTATATGGTTACAGGTTACTGGTTAGCATGACCTTCTATATTGATGAGATTGCTCAAATCTTGACAGAAACACTTGTTGTTCCTCTTACACAGGCTTAACTCTGATAGCAATAATTTCTCAAAACCTGCCAAGTTCAAGGTTTAACATTTCACCGACCATTCTATTCTCATTTGCCTCTTGCCTTTAGAACAGTGCGatattatttctcaaattctggTGTACTTTTGTATTGTCAGACTGAATTAGTGCACCGactttgattcaatttttatgaTGTTATGTAAACGTGCTGCATTGTTTATTTAGAGGCTTATATTGTTTTTTCCTCTTCTACTGTTTTTAGGGAATGTAAAATTTTGAGACAGATTTGACAAATTTGCATCCGATATTGACTGAGTGCTGTGTCTTCAAGTCTGACTTGGAGCTTACTCTTATTCAAGTTGCCAATGATGTAAGTTCTGAAGCTCATGTTGAGGTACTAATAATTATATTTCATTGCTTGAACAAcaattgtgtatatatgtttttgCGTGTATAAGCAAATGATTTCGGCTATAATATGTCATTCTACATGTTTTAGAAGTTACTTTTTGGCAATTTCGTTCTTTCTTTACATCTTCTTTTGCTTCACCTTCATTATTGATGTTGTAGCAGAACTGTTTCCTAAGTGTATTGCTAAATAGCGACAATTTAATCTTTACTTGCTATGTTCCATTCTGTGAGGTTATTAGAAAAACTAAAGCAGGCAAGAAAGAATATCAGTTTGAAAGTATGTTTCAATCACACCTACATGTTCATACACGTGCATTTGCAGTAGATGTGAAAATAGGAGTGCCTCAGTTTCTGATTATTTCTTGTCCAATACATGCAATGCATAATAACAGCACATTAATAGTTTTTTCGTGCCCATTTGTTCAGGATTTACCTTTTAAACTAAACATCCGAGAAAGGAAATCTAAGATAGCTGTCGTTGTTAGAGAATTCCGGTATAATGTATCATTAGGAAAACATTTTGAATGTCAAGAAGTGATGCTCAGTTTCTCATTCTGTATGATTTGAGACATATATTGCAgtttatatttttggaagtttCACTTGTTGTATGGTTAATACATGAGAGTGACTTTATCGATATGAGATTCcatcaaaatatttatgtttCTATTGTGCAATTGTCTTTTACATTATGGACATGCTGCATCTCCAAATGATAGGGTATTATTTTCAGCCATTTGTCTTTTCGTGATTGTAATTTACATTAGTCTCATCTGAACGAGAGAAACATGATCTCATTAGGTTTATGACTTGTGTCGTCACAAGGGTTCCAAATCACTGCATTCATGTTATTCTGATAGAAACTGCAGAtattagaagatagagacatgaCCTTGCTCGAATTGGGACCTGAAGACAGTTTATGGATGTGAGACATTACATGCACATTCCCTGTGAGTACGTACATTatctattttgcaacttatttctATGCTTGCGTGTGGAATGCCTGATGGGGCTTTTACTTTTCAATTGATGCAGGTGAATGGGAAGTTTACTAATCACAAGCGATCAAAGCCTTTGTATATAACGTAACTAACTTTTCTACTTTCGGACGAATAATTGACGTATCAAGTTTTTCCTCTTATAAAAGAACCCATTTTGGGTTGCCTACTGAAAGGAAAGAACGAACCCTTTCAGTTTTTGTCGTTTTGatctttacctttttttttttacttatttggtTCAGTTCtgtttttatttacaaattaaaatgttgtaattattcaaattgaaatgaaatgaatattccatttctaaaataataaaaaaccagACAATATCATGAAAAGATAATTTCAAAACCTATTAAACCAGATTTGGACAAATGGAGTTTGGTTCGGATTTCTTTGTTTGATTGGAAATATGATCCTATttgattttggtttaattttctttttaaaaaataggaaCCATTGCTCTTCAGTTATAAGTAAAACGACGCCGATTGATATCTTAGAAAAAATCTTTTTAGGAATTCTCGTACCTCTTAAAAAATAAACGGAGGCAGGGCACCACCAGCAAATATATAGACACATAGCAAGAATGCAAGCAAGCAAAAGCGCTCACCTTCCTCCCAAGCACAAGCAAAAAGCTCAAACGAAAGCCCTAATCTTCTCATCGCTTCTTCCTCCACAAAACCCTAATAACTGTCGTACAAAAGAACATGGGTCGCTGCAAAAGCACCAACACAACTCAAACCTCGACCAACTCTTCGAACAATTTCGAAGGAGCTAACATTCGCTTCCGAGACGCCGACGACAAGGAAATCGCCAGCAACAGCTCCAATCTCGATGATTCAATCGTCGCCGTTGACAAAGCTAGTGAAGATGTTTCCATGGGAGAGCCCGACGTTTCGTTTTTCGGTTGCGACGGCGAAGATGATAAAACCAGTGCTGATTATTACTTCGATTCTTACTCTCACTTCGGTATATTTTCTGCTTCTCATCCTCTTTTCCAAGATTCAATTTTGAAGATTTTTTACTGATTTTTCTTGTTGATTAGAAAACAATGAGAATGTGAGGATTTCTTAGTGTTGGCTTTCACATTTTTGTGAAGAAGGTTCGAATGTGAGAAGAAAGTTTCTATCTTTGCAAAAGTTAGAGCTTGTTGAGTTCAATAGTTTATTTATATGTAAGTAATTTGTGGTTCACTGGTTGCATGTTTATGGGGCTAGCATGTCGGTATTAGGTAGGGCATTGGGTTCGCTGATGTTTCAAGTCATACATTCTTGTATTTATCTCCAGTGAGCACTTTCCTCTAAATCTTTGACCCCTCTTTTGTGTATGTGCAGGTATTCATGAAGTAAGTGTGCAACAACTTGGACATTTGAATCTTGTTTCGTTTTTGTCGACTTATTTATGGAATAGTTCTGCTTCAGTCACCATTATTTTGTGATCTATTGGGTGCCGAATATCTGTGATTGGAGGGTTGGTTGTAATTTTTCTGTTTGTTTAAGCTCATACAGGAATTAATGCATCACAGTTACTATCCAAAAACTGTcttctttttttaacttaatcttttacttaaatttctGGAAATGATTTCTGCGTTTGTTTTCTTGGTTTCAGTAGAAGAACTTGGTACGGTTGCAtaactttttcatttcttctttttttgtaaaatgttttTCCTCTGTGTTAACCTGCCATTCCTTGTATTTCAGGAAATGCTTAAAGATGTAGTGCGAACAAAGACATATCAAAATGTTATTTATCGGAATAAGTTTCTATTCCAGAACAAAGTAGTTCTTGACGTGGGAGCTGGGACTGGAATTTTGTCCCTGTTTTGTGCAAAAGCAGGGGCGGCACATGTTTATGCTGTATGACTTCCAGTTTACATCTTCCTTCTGTTTCTGTTTTATGTGTTGTTGATAATCTGTCTGACCAAATTCTTACACTCCTGGCATCTATCTCTTATTTGTCAAATGCTGTTCATATTTTTCCCTTTCCTAGGTTGAATGCTCCCATATGGCTGACATGGCTAAACAAATTGTTGAAACAAATGGCTTGTCTGATGGtgaagtttttaaaattgttgTGTCTTCTTGTATTGCTTCCTCTCCTTTTTAGCGCATTGTTTACCAAAGAATTATTTGATTGTTACAGTTGTCACGGTCTTGAAAGGAAAGATTGAAGAAATTGAGCTTCCTGTTGCAAAAGTAGATATTATAATATCTGAGTGGATGGGTTACTTTTTATTGTTCGAGAATATGTTGAACACAGTGTTATATGCCCGTGATAAATGGCTTGTAAGTTGCTGCTATACTTGATACCATAAATATTTGTACTCAAAATATTTTCATGGTTGGAAATATGTTTTTGCACTTTTATCATGTAATAGGAAGTTCCTTGATGAATCATTTATGTGTATGCTATATTAACTGATATTCAATCTAGTATGGCTGTTATGGAGTAATGTTTATGGCTTTGACATGAGTTGTATAAAAAAGCAAGCTATGATGGAACCTCTTGTTGACACGGTTGACCAGAAACAAATTGCCACCTTCTCAAGGTGAGAAAATACACAAGCATATTcctgtatgtatgtatatatcattgggtatctatatatataaacacttactggaaattattttacaaaataatgtgTTTGGAGTACAactgaattatttattttggttttctggTTTCAGACAATGGATATTTCTAAGATGGTTCCTGGGGATGCTTCTTTCACTGCACCTTTCAAGCTTATTGCAGAGCGTGATGATTACATCCATGCTTTTGTTGCATATTTTGATGTTTCGTTTACCAAATGCCACAAATTGATGGGTTTCTCTACAGGTTTGTATCTACATCAAAATTCTCCATCCTTTGTCCTTTCCATTTTATCTACGAATAGAAATCAGCAAGCCAGCCTAGAAGAACTTTGCCTTGGCTAATGGCAAATACAAAATACAGGACCAAGATCGCGAGCTACCCATTGGAAGCAAACAGTCCTATATCTAGAGGATGTGTTAACCATCTGTGAAGGGGAGGCAATAATTGGGAGCATGACTGTTGCACCAAACAAGAAGAACCCCCGAGACGTTGATATAATGGTTAAATATTCATTGAGCGGACGACGTTGTGTGGTTTCGAGAGTTCAATTCTATAAGATGCGCTGATTTTGTTGCAGAGTATTTCATCACCAGTACTAGCTGTAGGAGACCTTGTTTGCATGTTTCATAAACGTTTCaccaacatttttttaattccttttctaCTTTCTTTTTTCTCGAAAGGTTTTCCCTGAGAAAGAAAAACACATAAGATGCATGTACATTAACTCAATCCAACTGTTTTCTTCTCATTTATGCTTCATATTGAGTCTTGTGTTTTCTTATCATAGAGAATACGATAGACTTTTCTTCTCAAGATTTAGCCTTACAAAAAACGTTGAACAAAAACATATATCTTACAGTTGTGATGTTTACACAAGTTTAATCCAAAtttcttgaattaaaaaaaagaagtttaATAACATTTCTCATGATCCCCACATCATATACTATATTATAAGGTAAAGTAAACAAATTGTAaagtatattttataaaaaaaaattgtggtaTCATACAATTATGACGAGCGAACACTTTCGATACTTGTTAGTTCATCATTATAATATTAGTATaattgttgggtttttttttatattggaaAAAATTTCTGTTTAAATCTCATTTtaagtttttacttttaaaaaatccATTTATAATTGAAATTTACTTTAACTCTTTTATTGGAAAAATCTATTTCTTataacaatttaatcttttattcatattatttataaatccttttaatttttttaaaaagatttaataaaaatatattttaattgtatcatatatatataatataccaaGGTACATACCTTATATTTGCACCAAGTGGCGCACTCtcaattttttacatttaattctatttttattctaaattttttatcaatttttaaaaattattttcatttaatatataagttttaaacataattaaacggtaaatatattaaaagattgtcaattaaaatgatttaaaaaataataattttacaaaaaaattataatgataataataatttttttaaaaaaaagaatgtaATAAATTGTCATTAATTCCTttatactttaaatttaaatttgaaaaagctttaaaaattttaaaaacaacccTAAAGTTTTTAATAGATAATGataatcattatttttaaaattaaataatcaattttttaaaaattagataaatatttaattaataaaaaacaattagataataataaattttaagtatatattagattagattttcatattatattaatattcattatcttttactttcaataatcataaatcaatcataaTTATCTTTTAATCATAATTACTCTTTTGTAACTATATAAAtactatttttctttaaaaaaaatgaacttacaacTTTCATTTTGGGATGTAGACTTTTTTCTTCTTATAGCTTTGTTCTTTTATAgaactatataaaaaattcaaaatatagattctttttcaaaaacaagatttatttcttaaaaaaatatcaaatatatacttaaacaaatttattttgaatttttaaaatatagttttaatCTTAAAATTTGAAGATCTagaattatcatttatttattatttttaatcatttttattttgaattatattctacctttaaaattttttatataataatatgtatTGATTATCTCAATTAGTATATCCTAAAAGTAATTTTGTAAAGACACATTTTCTTTAATTACTATcaaagtttaaaatataaaaataaaaaactaatattatcaagttttcatttcccataatattaaaataaaaatatcttaatttttatttaaattattattttttgacgtaaaaagtatataaatatttatataatcttgatgtgttttaaattatatatatttttataaaaattttcataaataaatatgtataactAATCCGTGGGAAGTAAAagtaattgttaaatataataataaacccGCATGGGACTAATACATATGTAAAGTCAAGATTGGTCAACATCAAGATTTAGTTTTAACCTCACAAAAGTTTAGTCGTTTAGTGACCAAGTACCTAACTTCAATCTGATACATTCTCCCCACCCCCCAAATAGTCAGATTTGAGGCGGGGGTGTCGGAGAGTCCCCTAAAAATGGCGGCTATAGTGGTGGTTTTTGACTTTGATCGGACGTTAATAGACGGGGACAGCGACAGTTGGGTGGTGACGGAGATGGGCCTCTCCGACCTCTTCCATCAACTCCGATCTACCTTTCCTTGGAATTCCCTCATGGTTTGTTTTGCATTTGATTTAAAACTTCCTTTTTCCAGTTTCCATTCCGTTTGCTTTTTCATAGTTACACTAAACACTTCATTTTAATCGTCGTTCACAGTTTTCGAGGTAAAACTAAATGTATTGATCACTAGGAATAAATTGGAGTGATAGGCTTTCTAAAATCCATGCTAATAAGTTTTTACTCTACTGTGAAATTTACCCGATTGCTTTGTATCAAATTTGCTATTTGTGTTTATTAAACACTAAGATATCATAATTTACTGTTAACTGTGATAAAGGTTTGTACTTTTTCTAAGTATTGCTGAAAAAGTGTATTAGAGG
The genomic region above belongs to Gossypium hirsutum isolate 1008001.06 chromosome D05, Gossypium_hirsutum_v2.1, whole genome shotgun sequence and contains:
- the LOC107907152 gene encoding protein arginine N-methyltransferase 1.1 isoform X2, encoding MGRCKSTNTTQTSTNSSNNFEGANIRFRDADDKEIASNSSNLDDSIVAVDKASEDVSMGEPDVSFFGCDGEDDKTSADYYFDSYSHFGIHEEMLKDVVRTKTYQNVIYRNKFLFQNKVVLDVGAGTGILSLFCAKAGAAHVYAVECSHMADMAKQIVETNGLSDVVTVLKGKIEEIELPVAKVDIIISEWMGYFLLFENMLNTVLYARDKWLQAMMEPLVDTVDQKQIATFSRQWIFLRWFLGMLLSLHLSSLLQSVMITSMLLLHILMFRLPNATN
- the LOC107907152 gene encoding protein arginine N-methyltransferase 1.1 isoform X1, with protein sequence MGRCKSTNTTQTSTNSSNNFEGANIRFRDADDKEIASNSSNLDDSIVAVDKASEDVSMGEPDVSFFGCDGEDDKTSADYYFDSYSHFGIHEEMLKDVVRTKTYQNVIYRNKFLFQNKVVLDVGAGTGILSLFCAKAGAAHVYAVECSHMADMAKQIVETNGLSDVVTVLKGKIEEIELPVAKVDIIISEWMGYFLLFENMLNTVLYARDKWLTMDISKMVPGDASFTAPFKLIAERDDYIHAFVAYFDVSFTKCHKLMGFSTGPRSRATHWKQTVLYLEDVLTICEGEAIIGSMTVAPNKKNPRDVDIMVKYSLSGRRCVVSRVQFYKMR